The DNA sequence TAAAGGGTAGCAACTTTTTTAAAAGTTAGCCAGcatttaatctttaaaaaaaattaaatgattccatattattaaatttaatctcacactattaaaaatattataaataactgattaataattacaaaatataagAATTGCTGGCGCTAATACTCGTGCCATTTTACTTGGTGGCGGCTATTTGAtttcacaataaaaaattatttttgattctTTTACTGTCCTGTTCTCTAACCCTCATATTTTTCCAACATATATAAATCCAAGGTTAGCACACGCACTCATCACTTCATCCTCCCAAAAATATATCGCTTCATTGAAATTCATCATCACTTCATTTACTAAACCCAAATCAAGAGTCATCGATCGAGTGAAATAGTATTTAATTAACAATGGAATTGAAATTCACTTCATTATCCTCAAAGGCAATCTCGCTAGCTCCACTGAAAGCACTATCATCAGAAGCTGAATCGCTTTCATTTCCATCATCGGAACCCAccaagcagcagcagcagcagcttcCTCTTCGTATAATTCCCGGTGACTACGGCCTCCCATTCTTCGGAGCAATCAAGGACCGCCTTGAGTACTTCTACAGCGACGGCGGCCGCAACGAGTTCTTCAGGTCCCGCCAACAAAAGTACAACTCCACCATCTTCCGCGCCAACATGCCACCTGGCCCCTTCGTCGCCTCCGATCCAAAGGTCATCGTCCTCCTCGACGGAAAAAGCTTCCCTGTTCTCTTCGACCTTACCAAAGTAGAGAAGAAGGACCTCTTCACTGGAACCTACATGCCCTCCACCAATCTCACCGGAGGCTACCGCATCCTCTCCTACCTCGACCCTTCCGAACCAAAGCACGAGAAGCTCAAGAACctcatcttcttcctcctcaaGTCCAGAAGCAACAACGTCATCCCTCAGTTCCATTCAAACTACACTGATCTCTTTGATTCCCTGGACATAGAACTTTCCAAGAACGGCAAAGCAAGTTTCTCCGGCAACGACCAAACGGCGTTTACGTTTCTTTGCCGCGCTTTTTACGGTACCGATCCCAAAGACACGAGCCTCGGAAGCGACGGTCCCAGCCTGGTGCAGAAATGGGTGCTGTTCAACCTCAGCCCAGAGCTTTCCCTTGGCCTCCCCAAGTTCATCGAAGATCCCATTCTTCACACGTTCCGTCTTCCCTCCATCTTCGTCAAGAGCGATTACAAGAGGCTCTATGATTTCTTCTACGGCAGCGCAGGCTTCGTCCTCGAAGAAGCCGAGCGCCAAGGCATCTCCAGGGATGAAGCGTGCCATAACATCTTATTCGCCACCTGCTTTAACACCTTCGGAGGTGTGAAGATCTTCTTCCCGGCGTTGATGAAATGGATCGGTGGCCCCGGGAACAAGGAGCTCCATTCCCGGCTGGCTCAGGAGATAAGATCAGCCGTGAAATCCAACGGCGGAGAGGTAACGATAGCGACAATGGAAGAAATGCCGTTGATGAAGTCAGTGGTGTACGAGACTTTCCGCATCGACCCTCCCGTGCCGCTTCAGTACGCGAAGGCAAAGCAAGACATGGTTATAGAGAACCATGAAAACTCTTTCCAAGTGAAGAAAGGGGAAATGCTGTTCGGGTTTCAACCGTTTGCCACGAAGGATCCAAAGATATTTGAGAGAGCAGAGGAGTTCGTTGGGGATAGGTTCTTGGGTGAAGAAGGTGAGAAGCTTCTGAAGTATGTTTTGTGGTCGAATGGGCCTGAGACGGAGTCTCCGAGTGTTAGGAACAAGCAGTGTCCCGGTAAAGACTTTGTGGTGTTGGTTTCCAGGCTTCTTGTGGTCGAGATGTTTCTCCGTTATGATTCTTTTGAGGTTGAAGCCACAAAGTCAGCACTCGGTTATGATCTTAACTTCATCTCTCTCGCCAAAGCTACCTCTTAGAACTAAATTTACTATGTTTATCTTCTTTATCTGC is a window from the Arachis hypogaea cultivar Tifrunner chromosome 17, arahy.Tifrunner.gnm2.J5K5, whole genome shotgun sequence genome containing:
- the LOC112765314 gene encoding allene oxide synthase, encoding MELKFTSLSSKAISLAPLKALSSEAESLSFPSSEPTKQQQQQLPLRIIPGDYGLPFFGAIKDRLEYFYSDGGRNEFFRSRQQKYNSTIFRANMPPGPFVASDPKVIVLLDGKSFPVLFDLTKVEKKDLFTGTYMPSTNLTGGYRILSYLDPSEPKHEKLKNLIFFLLKSRSNNVIPQFHSNYTDLFDSLDIELSKNGKASFSGNDQTAFTFLCRAFYGTDPKDTSLGSDGPSLVQKWVLFNLSPELSLGLPKFIEDPILHTFRLPSIFVKSDYKRLYDFFYGSAGFVLEEAERQGISRDEACHNILFATCFNTFGGVKIFFPALMKWIGGPGNKELHSRLAQEIRSAVKSNGGEVTIATMEEMPLMKSVVYETFRIDPPVPLQYAKAKQDMVIENHENSFQVKKGEMLFGFQPFATKDPKIFERAEEFVGDRFLGEEGEKLLKYVLWSNGPETESPSVRNKQCPGKDFVVLVSRLLVVEMFLRYDSFEVEATKSALGYDLNFISLAKATS